From the Cannabis sativa cultivar Pink pepper isolate KNU-18-1 unplaced genomic scaffold, ASM2916894v1 Contig2, whole genome shotgun sequence genome, one window contains:
- the LOC115717247 gene encoding heavy metal-associated isoprenylated plant protein 28 has translation MANLQIVPAYKNNVEAQYVEMLVPLYSYGCERKIKKSLSHLKGIYSVNVDYHQQKVTVWGICNKYDVLTTVKSKRKDARFWNPSENVDFSEESKLEPISSQSPSSNNHDYISTISMSKPSLALTRVKSFSWKAMKKVFTRSHSF, from the exons atggcaAATTTGCAAATAGTTCCAgcttacaaaaataatgtggaGGCTCAGTATGTGGAGATGTTGGTGCCACTTTATTCTTATGGATGTGAGAGGAAAATTAAGAAGTCTTTATCTCATCTCAAAG GAATATACTCAGTGAATGTGGATTATCATCAACAGAAAGTAACTGTTTGGGGAATATGTAACAAATATGATGTGTTAACAACTGTAAAGAGCAAGAGAAAAGATGCAAGATTTTGGAACCCTAGCGAAAACGTTGACTTTTCGGAAGAGTCAAAGTTGGAACcaatttcttcacaatctcctTCTTCAAATAATCATGACTACATCTCTACTATTTCAATGTCCAAACCTTCTTTGGCTCTCACTAGGGTTAAATCTTTTAGTTGGAAAGCAATGAAGAAAGTTTTCACAAGATCTCACTCCTTTTAA